A window of the Candida orthopsilosis Co 90-125, chromosome 1 draft sequence genome harbors these coding sequences:
- a CDS encoding Sln1 hypothetical proteinistidine kinase (involved in a two-component signaling pathway that regulates cell wall biosynthesis): protein MRRLKIGIRPQLIVLVCFASLFSLLILGIVTGLYFSKNLTSSRSERLYVISQLKSTQVEQALAFIAYQVGTLSTIDAITTPLSQYRAGNNSNAVFASAQNTLDQFMSSTETFAAARLYNLDLQVSASSYNNATIVSQHAVDNLFPLLQNSSIPPALLNSNESEFYFTGPLANDSTDIYSPYFMGVTLPVYTNSSIIIDKPYVAGYLSIIASAQAIQDALNSTSEDYNVIAVKPLYGGLTDLVDTLNSSQRAEAAVGFQLVFPVPNSLLRPGEVYNINTSSSVRTAIRSPSGTSTDVKSYSGDSVAIGFRQIMQNNLLWSIVVIQQKSIFNAPVNKLKKIIIGVVFGIAVFMCLITFPLAVWFIRPITELQNSAEYISKYRKERILNEKIAHDSRNNSVTSTATSTTSGFSNGIRLPSRIKTSKKFFKDELTELSEAFNIMTEELDKQYNLLEDRVKLRTRELEASKIQAEAANEAKTVFIANISHELRTPLNGILGMTSIAMEEDDQERIHESLKLIYRSGELLLHILTELLTYSKNTLNRSKLEKSNFQILEIVYQINSIFNKLAVDQRVKFQIVVKPCLFRKLILYGDSNRIIQIIMNLVSNALKFTPIDGSVDVIFKLLGDYDHDRSAACDYTKVCLVHGNKRPGPSNYNTDSTLVQQNPPNFSMNKPLDPKSGSEFDDVSSIVTLSTIQYENALFEQQFSTKQSPTPRSSLEKLEEVSDIKSEYIIPDAKDFKSYHTLNKNEMTHGKSYKIKNIHHPKTWVIQIEVRDTGSGIDPSLQEKVFEPFVQGDQTLSRSYGGTGLGLSICRQLATMMKGTLSVKSAIGKGSTFTLTIPLPQTGEIMIPPEDLESFCDDEFNPNSKLNRKVAFEDDIIRSDEELKEIELTHCRKSSTLKLKPSTIAFSKGSTGTAQSSDVGGGNSVSHSTVSTPTESLVTIPPTSHNHLSNIKILVAEDNQVNQEVIRRMLKLEGFTNLVMAANGAEAVELVEQSMDPTEEQQSQQFDLVFMDVQMPIMDGITAVTKIRQELNFSNPIIALTAFADESNIKECLNCGMNGFLSKPIKRNNLLSVISKNTNILLHDSVLTPVSGHSQKSSYFS, encoded by the coding sequence ATGAGAAGGCTTAAAATTGGAATACGACCGCAGCTCATAGTACTCGTTTGTTTTGCTTCATTATTTTCCCTTTTGATACTAGGCATTGTAACTGGACTATATTTTAGCAAGAATTTGACCCTGCTGCGTTCAGAGCGATTATATGTCATTTCACAGTTAAAATCCACCCAAGTGGAACAAGCTTTGGCATTTATTGCTTACCAAGTTGGAACGCTTTCAACTATTGATGCGATAACGACACCGTTATCACAGTACAGGGCAGGGAATAATTCCAATGCAGTGTTTGCGAGTGCTCAAAATACCTTAGATCAATTCATGTCATCCACTGAAACTTTTGCTGCCGCGCGACTATACAACTTGGACTTGCAGGTTCTGGCCAGCTCATACAATAACGCAACGATAGTATCTCAACATGCCGTGGATAATTTGTTTCCCTTGCTACAAAATAGCTCGATCCCACCGGCTCtactaaattcaaatgagtCGGAATTTTACTTTACCGGGCCCTTGGCTAATGATTCAACAGATATCTACAGTCCATATTTTATGGGAGTTACACTACCTGTATACACCAATTCATCCATCATTATTGACAAACCCTATGTGGCGGGATATTTGTCGATTATTGCCAGTGCACAAGCAATTCAAGATGCGTTAAACTCGACAAGCGAAGATTACAATGTCATTGCCGTCAAACCTCTTTATGGGGGATTAACTGACCTTGTGGATACCCTAAATTCTAGCCAACGAGCTGAAGCTGCAGTTGGATTTCAATTGGTATTTCCTGTGCCAAATTCATTACTAAGGCCAGGTGAGGTATATAACATTAACACATCAAGTTCAGTGCGAACGGCAATTCGGTCACCCTCTGGAACATCGACCGACGTCAAATCATATTCGGGTGATAGTGTTGCTATTGGGTTTAGACAAATCATGCAGAATAATCTTTTATGGTCAATCGTTGTGATACAACAAAAATCGATATTCAATGCTCCTGTAAataagttgaaaaagattatcATTGGTGTTGTCTTTGGTATTGCGGTATTTATGTGTTTGATCACATTCCCCTTGGCTGTGTGGTTCATTCGACCGATTACTGAGTTGCAAAACTCGGCTGAGTACATATCAAAATACCGAAAAGAGAGgatattgaatgaaaagatAGCTCATGATTCAAGAAATAATAGTGTTACATCAACTGCAACTTCGACTACTTCGggtttttcaaatgggATACGACTACCATCACGCATTAAAACttcaaagaaatttttcaaagatgaattgaCTGAATTGTCGGAAGCATTTAATATAATGACAGAGGAACTAGACAAGCAATACAATTTGTTAGAAGATCGAGTCAAGCTTCGTACGCGAGAGTTGGAAGCATCTAAAATTCAAGCTGAAGCGGCAAATGAAGCCAAAACAGTATTTATTGCCAACATATCACATGAGTTGCGAACACCTTTAAATGGTATCCTAGGAATGACGTCGATAGCAatggaagaagatgatCAAGAAAGAATACACGAAtctttgaagttgataTATCGTTCAGGTGAGTTGTTACTTCATATCTTAACCGAGTTGTTAACATACTCCAAAAACACCCTAAATCGATCCAAATTGgagaaatcaaatttccaaattctcGAAATTGTGTACCAAattaattcaatttttaaCAAGCTAGCTGTTGATCAGCGAGTtaagtttcaaattgtggTGAAACCGTGCCTATTCAGAAAGTTAATACTATATGGGGATTCAAATAgaattattcaaataatCATGAACCTTGTATCTAATGCGCTCAAGTTTACCCCGATTGATGGGTCCGTTGAtgttattttcaaattgcttGGCGACTATGACCATGATAGATCAGCAGCTTGTGATTATACTAAGGTGTGTCTAGTGCATGGCAACAAAAGACCGGGCCCCTCGAATTATAACACCGATTCCACATTAGTGCAGCAAAATCCAccaaatttctcaatgaACAAACCACTCGATCCAAAAAGTGGTagtgaatttgatgatgttcTGAGTATTGTCACCCTTTCGACCATCCAATATGAAAATGCCTTATTCGAGCAACAGTTCTCCACGAAGCaatcaccaacaccaaGATCATcacttgaaaaattggaagagGTATCTGACATCAAATCAGAGTATATTATACCAGACGCCAAAGACTTCAAGTCTTACCATACTTTGAATAAGAATGAAATGACCCATGGAAAGTCCTACAAGATTAAAAACATACACCATCCAAAGACATGGGTTATACAAATTGAAGTTCGTGATACGGGGTCAGGTATTGACCCGTCATTACAGGAGAAAGTTTTTGAACCCTTTGTTCAAGGGGATCAAACATTGAGTCGAAGTTATGGCGGGACTGGCTTGGGGTTGAGTATTTGTCGACAATTGGCGACAATGATGAAAGGGACACTTTCTGTGAAATCAgcaattggaaaaggatCCACATTCACGTTGACTATTCCATTACCACAAACAGGAGAGATTATGATTCCACCCGAGGATCTTGAATCTTtttgtgatgatgaatttaatccaaactcaaaattgaatagaAAAGTTGCATTTGAGGATGATATTATCCGGTCTGATGAGGAGCTAAAGGAGATCGAATTGACCCATTGTCGTAAATCATCCACCTTAAAGTTGAAACCATCAACCATTGCATTTTCCAAGGGGTCAACTGGTACAGCACAATCTTCCGATGTTGGTGGGGGAAACAGTGTATCTCATAGTACAGTTTCTACACCCACGGAATCGCTAGTCACCATACCACCTACTTCACACAATCATTTATCCAATATCAAGATTCTTGTTGCTGAAGATAATCAAGTGAACCAAGAAGTCATCAGAAGGATGTTGAAACTAGAAGGGTTCACCAATTTGGTAATGGCGGCAAACGGAGCTGAAGCGGTTGAGTTAGTTGAGCAATCAATGGACCCTACAGAGGaacaacaactgcaacaaTTTGACTTGGTATTTATGGATGTTCAAATGCCAATAATGGATGGTATTACAGCAGTTACTAAGATACGACAGGAGTTAAATTTTTCGAATCCAATAATTGCTCTCACAGCATTTGCTGATGAGAGTAATATAAAAGAATGTCTAAATTGTGGAATGAATGGATTTTTATCTAAACCGATAAAACGAAATAATTTACTCAGTGTCATTAGCAAGAATACTAATATTTTGTTGCATGATTCAGTACTTACCCCAGTATCGGGTCATTCTCAAAAGAGCTCTTATTTCCTGTGA
- a CDS encoding membrane transporter: protein MSFTEEIELNAAHVHSRNSNTTKFDDNPATPVGELPSNFDLPRQDETAESVIEFQHISDGSSFSSSIDSDDGKLPRFKTLQPYAVLIGSFLGLIVNLGLINSIGAVQSYVSVHQFQGYSASTVSWIFSIYLALAYAGALVSGPLFDSNGTMWLLIYSTLFIFAGLMGAANSVEIWHFILSFISLGVGNGFGMAPLVSVIGHWFSPQIKNSDNSNIIDDDDKLQKFEGINSKLGVGFSTGLATAGGSIGGLVFPLMLRKLYSSVGYVWALRTLAFVCLGCMVCSIVLVKERFRKERRLSKPSIQWNELPGKFVEFCKVRDTRFFFIICGGFFTELSLVLLVTYFASYAIAHGMSESDSLVLITIWNGVGTLGRFLPGLASDYFGRFNINVIMLVGYCLTILVLLLPFGDNHKVLYAFSVLGGLFSGSILSLLPVCLSQISKANELGKKYGILNFYLSLANLFGIPIAAAIIKHGKAHDYDNFIIFVGCLSVAGLFFWLLARARIVGIKLNVKV from the coding sequence aTGTCATTCACGGAAGagattgaattgaatgctGCTCATGTACATTCGAGAAACCTGaacaccaccaaattcGATGACAATCCAGCAACACCTGTTGGAGAGTTACCAAGCAATTTCGATCTTCCACGCCAGGATGAAACTGCTGAGTCAGTGATTGAATTCCAGCATATATCTGACGGCAGCTcattctcttcatcaattgactcAGACGATGGCAAGCTTCCCAGATTCAAAACTTTACAACCATACGCAGTGTTGATTGGTTCATTTCTTGGACTTATTGTTAACCTTGGATTGATTAATTCCATTGGTGCAGTGCAGTCATATGTTTCGGTACATCAGTTTCAAGGGTATTCAGCAAGTACAGTGTCGTGGATTTTCTCAATTTATTTAGCATTGGCATATGCAGGGGCGTTGGTGTCGGGCCCATTATTCGATTCAAATGGAACAATGTGGTTATTGATTTATCTGACATTGTTTATATTTGCGGGACTAATGGGAGCAGCAAACAGTGTTGAGATTTGGCATTTCATTTTGAGCTTTATAAGCTTGGGTGTGGGAAATGGTTTTGGCATGGCTCCGTTGGTATCAGTCATTGGCCACTGGTTTAGCCCACAGATCAAGAACCTGGATAACTCAAATATCattgatgacgatgacaAGTTACAGAAGTTTGAAGGTATTAATAGCAAACTAGGGGTGGGATTTAGCACCGGACTTGCAACTGCTGGGGGAAGTATTGGAGGCTTGGTGTTTCCGTTAATGTTGAGAAAATTATATTCCCTGGTGGGATATGTTTGGGCTCTAAGAACATTAGCGTTTGTATGTTTAGGATGTATGGTTTGTTCAATAGTTTTAGTGAAGGAGAGGTTTAGAAAGGAAAGGAGATTGAGCAAGCCTTCCATTCAATGGAATGAGTTGCCAggtaaatttgttgaattttgtaaaGTCAGAGACACAAGGTTCTTCTTTATCATTTGTGGTGGATTCTTCACCGAGCTTAGTCTTGTGTTGTTGGTTACATACTTTGCCAGTTATGCCATAGCCCATGGAATGAGTGAATCCGATTCATTGGTATTGATTACAATTTGGAATGGTGTTGGGACACTAGGGAGGTTCCTACCTGGATTGGCTAGTGATTACTTTGGAAGGTTCAATATAAATGTAATAATGTTAGTTGGTTATTGCTTAACGATATTGGTCTTGTTGTTACCATTTGGAGACAATCACAAGGTCCTTTATGCGTTCAGCGTTTTGGGAGGTTTATTTTCAGGTTCCATACTTAGCTTATTACCTGTTTGCCTTTCACAAATATCAAAGGCCAATGAGTTGGGCAAAAAATATGGAATCTTGAATTTCTACCTTTCCTTGGCTAATCTTTTTGGTATTCCAATAGCTGCAGCTATAATCAAACACGGTAAAGCTCATGATTATGACaattttataatttttgttggttgtttATCTGTGGCTGGGTTGTTCTTTTGGCTTCTTGCACGTGCCCGGATAGTGGGAATAAAGTTGAACGTTAAGGTCTAG
- a CDS encoding Cox23 protein (S. cerevisiae homolog COX23 has role in mitochondrial respiratory chain complex assembly and localizes to mitochondrion) → MSNTTPQDNKAEKKATDEPESKPKVNFTEGGVEKFKFYPDDPKNHRHKYRWAGKEASKFYDPCEESRQASMDCLYRNQDDKYVCQDFFDAYKECRKDFFRKKRQDKIDGKPGWGW, encoded by the coding sequence ATGAGCAACACCACACCCCAAGATAACAAAGCTGAGAAAAAGGCGACTGATGAACCGGAAAGCAAACCAAAGGTGAACTTTACAGAGGGTGGCGTTGAGAAGTTCAAGTTTTACCCAGACGATCCCAAGAATCACAGACACAAGTATAGATGGGCAGGAAAAGAAgcatcaaaattttatgaTCCTTGTGAGGAGAGCAGACAAGCATCTATGGATTGTCTTTACCGAAATCAGGACGACAAGTATGTTTGTCAGGACTTTTTTGATGCTTACAAGGAATGTCGAAAAGACTTTTTTAGAAAAAAGAGACAAGATAAGATAGATGGAAAACCAGGGTGGGGATGGTAA
- a CDS encoding Srp54 signal recognition particle (SRP) subunit, with protein sequence MVLADLGERLRGALSSVEKGSDDEIQQMIKDICSALLESDINVKLVAKLRGNIRDKIEEENVLKETSSQNRRKKLQKIIYDELCALVDSHAEPPKPKKLSATTKTINGKKVRVSKESSHVIMFVGLQGAGKTTSCTKLAVYYKKRGFKVGLVCADTFRAGAFDQLKQNAIKANIPYYGSYLEPDPVKIASEGVQKFKQEKFDIIIVDTSGRHRQEEQLFTEMVQIGEAVHPNQTIMVMDGSIGQAAESQARAFKESSDFGSIILTKMDGHAKGGGAISAVAATKTPIVFIGTGEHIGDFEVFKPTTFISKLLGIGDIQSLIEHVQSLNLHQDEGHKQTIENIKEGKFTLKDFQNQMNNFMKMGPLTNIASMIPGMSGLMSQVGEEETSNKIRNMIFIMDSMTTKELESDGRIFIKEPSRIVRIARGSGCSVVEVEMILQQHRMMSSMAKSAVAAQAQGGQPGGPFSGNPQMQRMMQSAQSNPNFMQQAMSMLGGGGAGGGPGGLAGMMNNPAMMQQAQQMMRSNPQMMQQAQEMMKNPQMMQRMMQQFGGMGGM encoded by the coding sequence ATGGTTTTAGCTGATTTAGGGGAAAGGCTTAGAGGGGCCCTCTCTTCCGTTGAGAAGGGTtccgatgatgaaattCAGCAAATGATCAAAGACATTTGCTCTGCTTTGTTAGAGTCCGATATCAATGTTAAACTTGTCGCCAAATTGAGAGGCAATATACGAGACAAGATCGAAGAGGAGAATGTATTAAAAGAAACTTCGTCTCAAAATAGGAGAaagaagttgcaaaagattATCTACGATGAATTGTGTGCATTAGTCGACTCTCATGCCGAGCCACCAAAGCCAAAAAAACtttcagcaacaactaAAACTATCAATGGGAAGAAAGTCAGGGTCTCAAAAGAATCAAGTCATGTGATTATGTTTGTGGGGTTACAAGGTGCAGGTAAGACAACTTCCTGTACTAAGCTAGCTGTTTATTACAAAAAGAGAGGTTTCAAGGTGGGGTTAGTATGTGCCGATACATTTAGAGCAGGTgcttttgatcaattaaaGCAAAATGCTATAAAGGCAAACATACCCTATTATGGATCCTACTTGGAGCCCGATCCAGTCAAAATTGCATCCGAGGGTGTACAAAAGTTTAAACAAGAGAAGTTTGACATCATCATTGTAGATACTTCGGGAAGACATAGACAAGAGGAACAATTGTTTACCGAAATGGTGCAAATCGGTGAGGCTGTTCACCCCAACCAGACTATTATGGTAATGGATGGATCTATCGGTCAAGCAGCTGAATCACAAGCTCGTGCATTCAAGGAAAGTTCTGATTTTGGCTCTATAATCTTGACGAAAATGGATGGGCATGCCAAAGGTGGTGGTGCAATTTCGGCAGTGGCGGCCACAAAAACGCCGATTGTGTTCATCGGAACAGGTGAACATATTGGCGATTTCGAAGTattcaaaccaacaacGTTCATATCCAAGCTATTGGGTATTGGTGATATTCAATCACTTATTGAACATGTGCAATCATTAAATTTACATCAAGATGAAGGACACAAACAGACAATTGAGAATATCAAGGAAGGAAAATTCACTTTAAaggattttcaaaaccagATGAACAATTTCATGAAGATGGGACCTCTTACAAACATTGCATCAATGATTCCAGGAATGTCAGGGCTCATGTCACAAGTGGGTGAGGAGGAAACATCCAACAAAATCAGAAATATGATCTTCATCATGGACTCAATGACGACAAAAGAGTTGGAAAGTGATGGTAGGATATTCATCAAAGAGCCAAGCAGAATTGTGAGGATAGCAAGAGGTTCAGGGTGTAGCGTGGTTGAGGTAGAAATGattttacaacaacaccgAATGATGTCGTCGATGGCAAAGTCTGCAGTAGCAGCGCAAGCTCAAGGCGGACAACCCGGTGGTCCATTTTCAGGAAACCCTCAGATGCAGAGAATGATGCAAAGCGCTCAATCCAATCCAAATTTCATGCAACAAGCAATGAGTATGCTAGGTGGTGGAGGCGCAGGGGGTGGTCCAGGTGGATTGGCTGGGATGATGAATAATCCAGCAATGATGCAACAAGCACAACAAATGATGAGAAGTAATCCACAAATGATGCAACAAGCACAAgagatgatgaaaaatcCACAAATGATGCAAAGAATGatgcaacaatttggtGGTATGGGTGGAATGTAA
- a CDS encoding TFIID and SAGA complex subunit — protein sequence MAEPTNKDIEMADEEFDDAEENVVDVPNSINEASSDTQEKQSKEEKSKQKQQSLSAAAAATAAAASSLIPDLPDLTRKDKTLKEVLDMMDDEFAPIIPDAVTDYYLAKNGFESSDVKIKRLIALATQKFISDIAQDAYEYSRIRNASAVYNSSNPQVRAKQLLQVQQYANQQTLAGNANANAENGEQQASQQSHSTVGNQQGKVVLTMEDLSNALSEYGMNASRPGFYR from the coding sequence ATGGCAGAACCAACAAACAAAGATATCGAAATGGCagatgaagagtttgatgatgctgaAGAAAACGTCGTCGATGTGCCGAACTCCATCAACGAAGCATCAAGTGATACCCAGGAGAAACAATCCAAAGAAGAGAAATCGAAGCAGAAGCAACAATCATTatctgctgctgctgctgctactGCTGCAGCAGCTTCATCACTAATCCCCGACTTGCCTGACCTTACACGTAAAGATAAAACACTCAAAGAAGTCCTAGATATGATGGACGATGAGTTTGCGCCAATCATACCCGACGCGGTTACCGACTACTACTTGGCTAAAAATGGATTCGAATCATCCGATGTGAAAATAAAGAGACTCATAGCATTAGCTACTCAAAAGTTTATCAGCGATATAGCTCAAGATGCGTACGAATATAGCAGGATTAGAAACGCTAGTGCAGTTTATAACTCCTCCAATCCACAAGTTAGAGCAAAACAATTACTCCAGGTGCAACAGTATGCTAATCAGCAAACATTAGCAGGTAATGCTAATGCTAATGCGGAAAATGGCGAACAGCAGGCATCTCAACAATCGCATTCAACTGTTGGCAATCAACAAGGAAAAGTCGTGTTGACTATGGAAGATCTTAGTAATGCTCTAAGCGAGTATGGAATGAATGCCTCCAGACCAGGATTCTACAGGTAG